The following nucleotide sequence is from Desulfosporosinus sp. Sb-LF.
TTGCACTTGCTTAAATCTAAGAATCTGATAACCGATCAAGAATTTAAGGCCATAGATAAAGAAAATAAGAAGTCCTTTTTGACTTGATTAGTGTCCCCAGCAATTATAACATGTCACCATAAAAGGAATATAAAGGAAAAGGGAGAGGGGACATTATGGCTTCAAATTCAGCGGTCAAGAAGGTTGTTACGGTCATTCCTGTAAAACCTGTTGAGGTGGTTAAAGGGTTCGCACTAGGGGCAAAGAAACGGGTAGCCGCGTATTGCAGGGTAAGCACAGATTTGAAAGAGCAGGAAACGAGCTTCGAATCACAGGTTCAGCACTATACGGATACCATTAGTAATAGAATGGATTGGGATTTGATCGATATTTATGCAGATGAAGGGATCTCGGGAACGACAACAACCAAGAGAACCGAGTTTCTAAGAATGATTAATGATTGCATGGCTGGAAAAATAGATATGATTGTTACAAAATCAATCAGTCGGTTTGCTCGCAATACCGAGGACTGCCTACACTTTGTAAGGAAGCTCAAGGACAAAGGAATAGCCGTTTATTTTGAAACAGAAAATATCGACACCCTTGGTTCTGGTGGTGAACTCTTGCTTACCATTCTTAGCGGAATGGCACAAGATAGTAGCAGAAATCAGTCAGATGTTACGAAATGGGGGATTCTAAGACAGTTTGAAAGTGGCAGAGTGCTAGTCAATACCACAAGGTTTCTGGGCTATGATAAAAATGACAATGGGGAACTTGTAATAAATGAGGAACAAGCGGATCTGGTACGCAGGGTATTCAGGGAATACCTTGAAGGGAAAAGCTACAATGCAATCGCCAAAGGGTTAACAAAGGATAAAATAAAAACTGTGACTGGAAACGAAAAATGGTGGGATTCAACCATAAGCGGGATGTTGGAAAATGAGAAGTATTATGGGGCAGCTCTTTTGCAAAAGACTATAACCGTTAATTTCCTTAATCATAAACGCAAGGCCAATAAGGGCCAGGCGCAGAAATTTATGGTCGATGATAACCACCCGCCGATCATACCTAAAGAGATATTTGATAAGGTTCAGGATGAGAAGGAACGAAGAGCCTTATTAAGGGGAAATTTGGTTGGTGACAGGCATAAATATAGTAGCAAATATCCTTTCAGTGCTATAGTTTTTTGTGGGAACTGCGGGAACATTTTTAAAAGACGACAGTGGAACAGCACAAATACATCGAAGAAAGTTGTTTGGCAGTGCAAAACTTACATAATGGACGGTAAGGATGCCTGTGGAGCCAAGGCCGTTGACGAGATTGTTTTAAAGAATGCCTTTGTAAGGATGTTCAACGGAATCTATGAAAACAAGCAGAGCTTTATAAAGACGTTGACTGAGAATATTGAAACAATTATTTTGCAAAGGCCAGATAGTAGAGAGACTGAAGCCTTGGATAATCGGATTGAGGAATTGAAAAATGAGTTGAAGAGGCTCATTCGGTTTCAGGTGAATAATGGCGTCGATGCTGAGGTTTATAACGAGGAGTACAAAAGCATATCTGAAGAACTGGAGGAAGTACGAAAGAAAAGGTTGGAGCAAGATAAGGTAATAGAATCAAAGGATGGGTTGAAACAAAGGTTTGACGAAATCCTAGAGACCATAAACGGCAGGGATTCACTACTTGAAGAGTTCGACGAAGAAATATTTAATGCGTTGGTTGAGAAGATAGAAATTCTCACGCCAACGCATTTTGTTTTTGAGTTGAAGAGTGGGATGAGGGTAGAGGAGGTAGTGAAGTGAAAGTTACCCCAAAAGAGGTGGTTTTTTCTAGGACGTCCCGTGAGGATTCCCGAGGTCTGCTACTGCAACAATATTCTTCTGAGTTTTTGGGAATATGAAGTTGTACGACGTGCTGGCAAAAGAAAGCTTAAACTTGTTTCTTTAAAATTGACTTATTTGTTGCCCTTAATACTATGACAATTGCTGCTTTCCAATTTGACGGTTCATAAGTTCCGCCTCTCAACTCTTGAATTTCTATACCACCAAACACCCAAAAGCCCATATGTTCAAGCTTATTAATCTCACTTGTCAGTTCAAAACATACTCTAACTCTATCATAAGATTCAAAGTCTGAACTGAGCTCCCCATAGTTCTGTAAAGTTTGAAAGAAACTACCTACAAATTCTACTTCATCCTCAGTGTTTAGCTCATCGTTATCGAACCCATATGAATGCGCTTCATATAAGATTTTAAAAAGTTCTTTACCTAATTCGACCCTTACGAGGTATTCTGGAATACTTTCATCCATTCTTTTAATTTTGGCTTTCATTGGTTTGTCACCAAGTTTTTCTGAGACCCACTTTTCATGATTAATTTTGATTTTGCGCAGAACATCAACCGTATTAGTTTCCCACTGGTCATCAATCATTTTATGGTGAACAGAACAAAGTAATAACAAATTATCGTATGAGTCAATAAGGTTCTTGTCAAATGTCGGATCACTCCTTGGCCCATGTTCTTGTCTAGAAATAATATGACATTCCTCACCCACAACCGAATCTACATCAAATGGGGGCGCCTCAATTACCAATACATGTCTACAGATAGCACAAAGGTTTCCCGAACGACCCCATAACATTTTTCTTACTTTATCAGCTATAGCCATAAGTTCACCTCTTAATTGCAAACGTCCGCGTAGTTCCCGAAGTCTGGTTACTCATTCATACCCTCTCAAATATGGGAATGAAGTGTTAAGTAATTTGGCCGCACCTCGATCTACTAATATCCTTCTTCAAGATCGCTGGAAATTTTAAAACTTTTCATTAATCCTTCCTATATGCTACTGCCAAAATAAAATCTGACATCATAATCGATGCATTAAGAAATAATCTTGCGTGATGATCTTGAATCCTAATTCTTTTACTTCCAACACCATGTGCATCGCTATCATTATTTCTCATTTGTGATATTGCTGTTAATATTTTCTCAAGACCTGATAGTAGCATGTTAATTCTTTTATCAATATCTTTCGACTGATGCATATCGTATAAATCCTTTACTTGTTTATACAACGATCCAATGTCACCATTTTCAGATGGTTTCTCATTCTTTAATTCTATTACATAGCAAAATACTTCTTCTAATAAGGTCCTACATTTAGTAATAGCA
It contains:
- a CDS encoding recombinase family protein codes for the protein MASNSAVKKVVTVIPVKPVEVVKGFALGAKKRVAAYCRVSTDLKEQETSFESQVQHYTDTISNRMDWDLIDIYADEGISGTTTTKRTEFLRMINDCMAGKIDMIVTKSISRFARNTEDCLHFVRKLKDKGIAVYFETENIDTLGSGGELLLTILSGMAQDSSRNQSDVTKWGILRQFESGRVLVNTTRFLGYDKNDNGELVINEEQADLVRRVFREYLEGKSYNAIAKGLTKDKIKTVTGNEKWWDSTISGMLENEKYYGAALLQKTITVNFLNHKRKANKGQAQKFMVDDNHPPIIPKEIFDKVQDEKERRALLRGNLVGDRHKYSSKYPFSAIVFCGNCGNIFKRRQWNSTNTSKKVVWQCKTYIMDGKDACGAKAVDEIVLKNAFVRMFNGIYENKQSFIKTLTENIETIILQRPDSRETEALDNRIEELKNELKRLIRFQVNNGVDAEVYNEEYKSISEELEEVRKKRLEQDKVIESKDGLKQRFDEILETINGRDSLLEEFDEEIFNALVEKIEILTPTHFVFELKSGMRVEEVVK
- a CDS encoding HNH endonuclease signature motif containing protein → MAIADKVRKMLWGRSGNLCAICRHVLVIEAPPFDVDSVVGEECHIISRQEHGPRSDPTFDKNLIDSYDNLLLLCSVHHKMIDDQWETNTVDVLRKIKINHEKWVSEKLGDKPMKAKIKRMDESIPEYLVRVELGKELFKILYEAHSYGFDNDELNTEDEVEFVGSFFQTLQNYGELSSDFESYDRVRVCFELTSEINKLEHMGFWVFGGIEIQELRGGTYEPSNWKAAIVIVLRATNKSILKKQV
- a CDS encoding SHOCT domain-containing protein — protein: MINYLLSLHILHLLKSKNLITDQEFKAIDKENKKSFLT